The Roseiconus lacunae genome has a segment encoding these proteins:
- a CDS encoding polysaccharide biosynthesis tyrosine autokinase yields MFQNDSSPRSDESQLIVDANLEEQGQSVHSILWRFRYLMAACIVVGLILGHWYHGRKPAEYRATAKLMFRSDAPITLDASTGLVRGGLPSGQLLKSLINSRAIVGRVKHNNRLRQVPALEALTDRALVRLVRGGIRFQSVTDLKDSHDRLIANLSFEHSDPTVCQAVVDAVCRAIGEHFQEERESTINEFTRLINRAQDKLLPQQVALEREYQRFRREAPLQWDRHGKAVNPHRQRYDHLQSIRQGLERRERQLGTELMFVSNMKLQDKNAELVARVIGELSDEAHDLGDAPIGMAKLLNMKDDLEIQHIEIEKSLVPLKIKLEQMQMAFGASHPEVKSLTTQIEASQRRLGELNRLVHQRRREIDGDDGDPQFDTAGISADSTATDLVDTFICGLKERLKVTQKEIKDLDAQLEAERLAADELKRFEEDEASYRRRIASVQGMLIQLEEQLAGLKLVDIEGGILVDQLWGSGGAALIGPDQKKDLLAGAIIGFILGGVLSIVLEFWSMTFRSAAEIQRTLRVPVLTHIPLDIHRSKPAQTSTESSSTGLCDKIAVVHRPHSPAAEAVRAVRTAVLLERKQHGSQVFQITSPLPGDGKSTLAANVGCSIAQTGKRTLLIDLDLRSPRLSLRFNLQADKGLANVLNGEVGVSEVIHQSSIEYLDVLPCGPLPSNPAEALTMPDLVDIINWARERYDCIIIDTPPLLMVSDPSIVSSYVDAAILVMRIAHRCKPNAREALSMLRWSGAKVVGVVINKHNTRRQAYRASASGGYQTIGYGYGDKYRRRYQREVNSRETYLIKAHGSTHRIDGPEPESDLEGDHLANTPAVKSERR; encoded by the coding sequence ATGTTCCAAAACGATTCGTCCCCGCGATCAGATGAGAGCCAACTCATCGTCGATGCGAATCTGGAGGAGCAAGGACAATCGGTCCACTCCATCTTGTGGCGATTTCGCTATTTGATGGCCGCTTGCATCGTCGTCGGCCTGATTCTCGGGCATTGGTATCACGGCCGAAAGCCTGCCGAGTACCGGGCGACCGCGAAGTTAATGTTTCGTAGCGACGCACCGATCACATTGGATGCGTCGACAGGTTTGGTGCGAGGTGGTTTGCCCAGCGGACAGCTACTCAAGTCGCTCATCAATTCGCGTGCGATCGTCGGACGGGTGAAGCACAATAACCGTCTCCGCCAAGTCCCGGCGTTGGAAGCGCTGACGGATCGGGCCCTGGTCAGGTTGGTCCGGGGCGGGATCCGATTCCAATCGGTTACCGATTTGAAGGATTCACACGATCGTTTGATCGCGAATCTGTCGTTCGAACACTCTGACCCGACGGTTTGTCAGGCCGTTGTCGATGCGGTTTGCCGTGCGATCGGCGAACATTTCCAGGAAGAGCGTGAGTCGACGATCAACGAATTCACTCGATTGATCAATCGAGCCCAGGACAAGTTGCTTCCCCAGCAGGTCGCTCTCGAACGCGAGTATCAACGGTTTCGTCGCGAAGCCCCGTTGCAATGGGATCGGCATGGTAAAGCGGTGAATCCACATCGTCAGAGATACGATCATCTGCAATCGATCCGCCAGGGACTGGAGCGGCGTGAGCGACAGCTCGGAACCGAATTGATGTTCGTGTCTAACATGAAGTTGCAAGACAAGAACGCAGAGTTGGTCGCGCGAGTGATCGGCGAGCTCAGTGACGAGGCACACGACCTTGGTGACGCGCCGATCGGAATGGCCAAGCTATTGAATATGAAGGATGATCTTGAGATTCAACACATCGAGATCGAGAAGTCTCTCGTTCCATTGAAGATCAAGCTCGAGCAGATGCAGATGGCCTTCGGAGCTTCGCATCCAGAGGTCAAATCGCTAACGACCCAGATCGAAGCCTCGCAGCGACGGTTGGGTGAACTCAATCGCCTCGTCCACCAACGACGGCGTGAGATCGATGGCGACGACGGCGATCCGCAGTTTGATACCGCCGGTATCAGCGCCGATTCAACCGCGACAGATTTGGTCGACACGTTTATCTGCGGTTTGAAAGAACGCTTGAAGGTGACTCAAAAAGAGATCAAAGATCTCGACGCACAGCTTGAGGCCGAACGACTCGCCGCCGATGAATTGAAACGGTTTGAAGAGGACGAGGCATCGTATCGCCGGCGAATTGCCAGTGTTCAAGGCATGTTGATTCAGCTCGAAGAACAATTGGCCGGACTGAAATTGGTCGACATCGAGGGCGGTATCTTGGTCGATCAATTGTGGGGCAGCGGTGGTGCCGCGTTGATCGGTCCGGATCAGAAGAAAGATTTGCTCGCCGGTGCGATCATTGGTTTTATCCTAGGCGGAGTGCTTTCGATCGTTCTTGAGTTCTGGTCGATGACGTTTCGCAGCGCGGCCGAGATCCAGCGTACCCTTCGCGTTCCCGTGCTCACGCATATCCCGCTCGATATTCATCGATCCAAGCCGGCTCAGACGTCAACGGAGTCAAGTTCAACGGGGCTGTGTGACAAGATCGCGGTCGTTCATCGGCCCCATTCGCCGGCAGCCGAAGCCGTGCGTGCGGTACGTACCGCGGTTCTTTTGGAGCGAAAGCAGCATGGCAGTCAGGTGTTTCAAATCACCAGCCCGCTGCCCGGCGACGGCAAGAGCACACTCGCGGCGAACGTCGGTTGCTCGATCGCACAAACCGGAAAACGCACCTTGTTGATCGATTTGGATTTGCGCAGTCCGCGGTTGTCATTGCGTTTCAATCTGCAGGCCGACAAGGGGTTGGCAAACGTGCTTAACGGTGAAGTTGGTGTCTCAGAAGTCATTCATCAATCATCAATCGAATACTTGGATGTGTTGCCATGTGGTCCGTTACCGTCGAACCCGGCCGAAGCGTTGACGATGCCCGACTTGGTAGACATTATCAACTGGGCCCGTGAGCGTTACGATTGCATCATCATCGACACACCACCGTTGTTGATGGTCAGCGATCCATCGATAGTGTCCAGCTATGTCGATGCGGCGATCCTAGTGATGCGGATTGCTCATCGTTGTAAGCCGAACGCGAGGGAAGCTTTGTCGATGCTTCGCTGGTCGGGGGCGAAAGTCGTCGGTGTGGTCATCAACAAGCACAACACGCGCCGCCAAGCCTACCGGGCCAGCGCTAGCGGAGGGTACCAGACGATCGGCTACGGATACGGCGACAAGTACCGCCGACGATATCAGCGCGAAGTTAATTCGCGCGAAACCTATTTGATCAAAGCTCATGGATCGACCCATCGCATCGATGGTCCGGAGCCGGAAAGCGATCTCGAAGGCGATCACCTTGCCAATACGCCAGCCGTTAAATCGGAACGCCGTTAG
- a CDS encoding uracil-DNA glycosylase: MNHSSSKLDPADVLAQAGGLADHLKRLGVQWLPQANADQVTALAEFFAFDDAIKTESNSFVQPAASESSANTPGASQRPAKPAKSTAAKSAASPAGGFQLSNDLGSGGGSYPGMPLSEQERVARLAADAEQVSSCLKCDVLAKCRTKTVYGEGSVTPRVVFFGEGPGRDEDISGRPFVGKAGQLLTKMIQACKFEREEVYIMNTVKCRPPNNRNPEATEIDNCREFFEAQLEVLRPEYIVCLGVVSAQALLRNKLSVGRMRGRFHSYFDSKVVVTYHPAYLLREPAAKKAAWTDLQMMLRDAGLL, translated from the coding sequence ATGAATCATTCCTCTTCGAAGCTCGATCCGGCCGATGTCCTGGCCCAGGCCGGTGGTCTTGCCGATCACTTGAAGCGACTCGGCGTCCAGTGGTTGCCCCAGGCGAATGCCGATCAAGTCACCGCGCTCGCCGAGTTTTTTGCGTTTGACGACGCAATCAAGACCGAATCGAATTCGTTTGTCCAACCGGCGGCGTCGGAATCGTCTGCCAATACACCCGGTGCCAGTCAGCGGCCCGCCAAACCGGCGAAATCCACTGCCGCTAAATCCGCTGCGTCACCTGCCGGAGGGTTTCAGCTTTCCAATGACCTCGGATCCGGTGGCGGCAGTTATCCTGGAATGCCGCTCTCGGAGCAGGAACGTGTAGCGCGGTTGGCCGCCGACGCAGAGCAAGTCTCGTCGTGTTTGAAGTGTGATGTGCTCGCCAAGTGCCGTACCAAAACGGTTTATGGTGAAGGTAGCGTGACTCCACGGGTCGTGTTCTTCGGCGAAGGCCCCGGGCGCGATGAAGACATTTCCGGTCGCCCGTTCGTCGGGAAGGCGGGCCAGCTTTTGACCAAGATGATCCAGGCTTGCAAGTTCGAACGCGAGGAGGTCTACATCATGAACACGGTCAAATGTCGGCCACCGAACAACCGGAATCCCGAAGCGACTGAAATCGATAACTGCCGCGAGTTCTTCGAAGCTCAATTGGAAGTTTTACGCCCCGAGTACATCGTCTGCCTCGGTGTCGTGAGTGCCCAAGCGTTGCTGCGAAACAAACTGTCCGTCGGCCGCATGCGAGGAAGGTTCCATAGTTATTTTGATAGCAAAGTGGTTGTGACTTATCATCCGGCGTACCTCTTGCGCGAGCCGGCCGCGAAAAAAGCGGCATGGACTGATCTTCAGATGATGTTGCGTGATGCCGGACTGCTGTGA
- a CDS encoding glutamate ligase domain-containing protein has protein sequence MRHAFDDRLSVVFPASIKADAYERTVAIKKSEPRCWLPPMTSASIEIEEEVVEPAVRLASVLSHAKFFGCDDISVDAITNDVNRCVEGETVVYRVGEMDPVEFVSTALARGAKAILTEQLLPCPLPQCVVSQADHALAKIASAKNDGPDRRLLTVGVLGSSGKTSTCLMLATMMKSFGMRIAYQTDLGSSDGVMTDTSTTSLPVGEALINWLGESADCLSRAAIIEVDDKAARDGHYDAIQFDVLIVTGKDAPGEDFGPSSLQCLADRLTSTGVIIAPEGSERIDRVIEKAECQSLGYGTTTGCEFGASIIDQSGGMSTIMLSAGDTSAMMETPLCGYTMASNLAAASTLGVLLGYSVHQVAESLSTLRSIPGRGQRLPDFGRATVVLENGGRADRITASLRTARATTVGGKVWCVLALGEFANESELARIGTTIERNAHRCIVTGETVGGAFLKRAHQLLDGVKECAAIRLVADSDKALRWAIRHADPRDTIVVFTNRKASSAHDDRTTWDDLRGVVDDERTHVDRVETENAQAETISLKLYR, from the coding sequence ATGCGTCACGCATTCGACGATCGTCTATCGGTTGTATTTCCTGCGTCGATCAAAGCAGACGCCTACGAGCGGACCGTCGCTATTAAAAAAAGCGAGCCGCGGTGTTGGTTGCCACCAATGACGTCCGCTTCGATTGAGATCGAAGAAGAGGTTGTCGAACCTGCGGTTCGGCTGGCGTCGGTACTTTCTCATGCAAAGTTTTTTGGTTGCGACGACATTTCTGTCGATGCGATTACCAATGATGTGAATCGTTGTGTCGAAGGCGAGACGGTGGTTTATCGCGTCGGCGAGATGGATCCCGTTGAGTTCGTCTCCACTGCCCTGGCTCGCGGCGCGAAGGCGATCCTGACCGAACAGTTATTGCCGTGTCCGTTGCCGCAGTGCGTCGTCAGCCAGGCGGATCATGCGCTGGCAAAGATCGCGTCGGCAAAGAACGACGGACCTGATCGGCGTTTGCTAACCGTCGGTGTCCTTGGAAGCAGCGGCAAGACATCGACTTGTTTGATGTTAGCAACGATGATGAAATCGTTCGGTATGCGGATTGCCTATCAAACTGACTTAGGTAGCAGCGACGGCGTGATGACCGATACGTCGACGACGTCGCTTCCTGTCGGCGAAGCATTGATCAATTGGCTCGGAGAGTCAGCGGACTGTTTGAGTCGGGCCGCGATCATCGAAGTCGATGACAAGGCGGCGCGTGATGGACACTACGATGCGATCCAATTTGATGTTTTGATTGTCACCGGCAAGGATGCCCCGGGGGAAGATTTCGGGCCGAGTTCGCTACAGTGCTTGGCGGATCGATTGACTTCGACCGGCGTCATCATTGCTCCCGAAGGCAGCGAACGAATTGATCGCGTCATCGAAAAGGCTGAGTGTCAAAGTCTGGGTTATGGGACAACAACCGGCTGCGAGTTTGGGGCGAGTATCATCGATCAATCCGGCGGCATGTCGACGATTATGTTGTCCGCTGGCGATACCAGTGCGATGATGGAAACGCCCTTGTGTGGTTATACGATGGCGTCGAATCTGGCCGCCGCGTCGACGCTCGGCGTACTGCTGGGTTATTCGGTTCATCAAGTCGCCGAAAGCTTATCGACGCTGCGTTCGATTCCCGGGCGTGGACAGCGTCTGCCTGATTTTGGCCGTGCGACCGTCGTACTCGAAAACGGGGGTCGCGCCGATCGTATCACCGCGTCGTTACGCACGGCGCGCGCGACGACGGTTGGCGGGAAGGTCTGGTGCGTGCTGGCTCTTGGTGAGTTTGCGAACGAGAGCGAATTGGCTCGGATCGGGACGACGATCGAGCGCAATGCCCATCGCTGTATCGTCACCGGTGAAACGGTCGGTGGCGCATTTCTAAAACGAGCCCATCAACTACTTGATGGTGTCAAGGAATGCGCCGCGATCCGTTTGGTAGCCGATTCGGACAAGGCACTTCGGTGGGCGATTCGACATGCCGATCCACGCGACACCATTGTCGTCTTTACCAATCGAAAGGCGAGTTCGGCGCACGACGACCGTACGACTTGGGACGATTTGCGAGGCGTCGTCGATGACGAACGAACGCACGTCGATCGTGTTGAAACAGAGAACGCTCAAGCTGAAACGATTTCGCTCAAGTTGTATCGCTAG
- the der gene encoding ribosome biogenesis GTPase Der, whose amino-acid sequence MPVPQVAIVGRPNVGKSSLFNWLAGRRLAIVDDFEGVTRDRMTTLINNEDAFFELTDTGGLGIEDPDDLTADVRRQIDLAIESADVILLVVDVLTGPMPLDELVVERLRGIERPVILVANKADQPHQDTLAEEFHRLGRGRLVTVSTTQNRNRSDLMELILDRLPPSDESINEPTMKITIVGRRNVGKSTFVNTLAESDRMIVSEVAGTTRDSVDVRFEVDGQTFIAIDTPGLRKRKSQRTDLEFYGMHRAQRSIRRADVVLMFFDAAETVSKVDKQLVGYVIDNHKPVIFVINKWDQLHGTVPTDRWVRYIRRQFPTLAYAPIAFITGQSGKNVKALLNHATMLFKQARERVSTGQLNRLLRSAVEAHQPPLYQNRRPKIYYATQVATEPPTIVIMCNDPKAFANDYQRYLLSVLRDHLKFGEVPIKLYLQKRPRNDDMDAVNK is encoded by the coding sequence ATGCCCGTTCCCCAAGTTGCCATCGTCGGCCGCCCCAATGTCGGTAAAAGCAGCCTCTTTAATTGGTTGGCGGGGCGTCGCTTAGCCATCGTAGACGATTTTGAAGGTGTCACCCGCGACCGGATGACGACCCTAATCAATAACGAAGACGCTTTTTTTGAACTGACCGATACCGGCGGGTTGGGAATCGAGGATCCCGATGACTTGACCGCCGACGTCCGCCGACAAATCGATTTGGCGATCGAATCAGCCGACGTGATCTTGTTGGTCGTCGACGTATTGACCGGACCGATGCCGCTGGACGAACTGGTGGTCGAGCGGTTGCGTGGCATCGAACGGCCCGTAATTCTAGTCGCCAATAAGGCCGACCAACCACATCAAGACACACTGGCCGAAGAGTTCCACCGGCTCGGCCGTGGCCGATTGGTCACCGTCAGTACGACCCAGAATCGTAACCGTTCAGATTTGATGGAGCTGATTCTTGATCGACTGCCTCCGTCGGATGAGTCGATCAACGAACCGACGATGAAGATCACAATCGTCGGCCGACGTAACGTCGGAAAAAGCACATTCGTCAACACGCTCGCCGAGTCTGACCGCATGATCGTCAGCGAAGTCGCCGGGACGACCCGTGACAGCGTCGACGTTCGCTTCGAGGTCGACGGGCAGACGTTCATTGCCATCGATACTCCCGGTCTTCGAAAACGAAAGAGCCAACGCACTGACCTTGAGTTCTACGGCATGCACCGAGCCCAGAGAAGCATTCGCCGGGCCGATGTGGTGCTGATGTTCTTTGATGCCGCCGAAACGGTTAGCAAGGTTGACAAGCAACTTGTCGGCTACGTGATCGACAATCACAAACCGGTGATCTTTGTGATCAACAAGTGGGACCAACTTCATGGCACCGTCCCGACGGATCGCTGGGTGCGCTACATCCGCCGCCAGTTTCCGACGCTTGCCTACGCCCCGATCGCGTTCATCACGGGCCAATCAGGGAAGAACGTTAAGGCCCTTTTAAACCATGCGACGATGCTTTTCAAACAAGCTCGCGAGCGAGTGTCGACGGGACAACTCAATCGATTGTTGCGTTCGGCCGTCGAAGCCCACCAACCGCCGCTGTATCAGAATCGCCGTCCCAAAATCTACTACGCGACTCAGGTTGCGACCGAACCACCGACGATTGTCATCATGTGCAACGATCCAAAAGCGTTTGCCAATGACTACCAGCGTTATCTGCTCAGTGTGTTGCGCGACCACCTCAAGTTTGGCGAGGTCCCGATCAAACTGTATCTGCAAAAGCGACCGCGTAACGACGACATGGACGCAGTCAACAAGTAG